One part of the Streptomyces nigra genome encodes these proteins:
- a CDS encoding NADH-ubiquinone oxidoreductase-F iron-sulfur binding region domain-containing protein, which yields MDLHFGDSKPTDDERAAVDALLGPPESSWEGADRSDADLRWARGGRAARDRRDLLLPGLHALNDRIGWISEGALDYLCRRLTVPPAEAYGVATFYALFSVRPRPATVLHVCTDLACAAAGASELCAGIEGRLGPGSGVSVQRSPCLGLCERAPAALAVKAGDPVRTAVSAPATVEQAVLAASAPDSAPEEPAAVMAVPQAGDPSLTLLRRVGVVDPASLDDYRAHGGYTALRRAFELGPAGVIREVTDSGLVGRGGAAFPTGRKWQATASQPDHPHYVVCNADESEPGTFKDRVLMEGDPYALVEAMTIAGYATGAHRGYLYLRGEYPRALRRLEHAIAQARARGFLGDDVLGQGYAFDIEIRRGAGAYICGEETALFNSIEGYRGEPRSKPPFPVEKGLFGKPTVENNVETLVNVLPVLTMGAPAYAAVGTAGSTGPKLYCVSGSVDRPGVYELPFGATLGELLELAGVRDGLRAVLLGGAAGGFVRADEMDIPLTFEGTRAAGTTLGSGVVMAFDGTVPLPRLLLRIAEFFRDESCGQCVPCRVGTVRQEEALHRIAERTGAAAADDIALLREVGRAMRDASICGLGQTAWNAVESAIDRLGAYA from the coding sequence GTGGACCTGCACTTCGGCGACAGCAAACCCACGGACGACGAACGGGCGGCCGTCGACGCCCTGCTCGGGCCGCCCGAGTCGTCCTGGGAGGGCGCCGACCGTTCCGATGCCGACCTGAGGTGGGCGCGCGGCGGCCGGGCCGCCCGTGACCGCCGCGACCTGCTGCTGCCGGGGCTGCACGCCCTCAACGACCGGATCGGCTGGATCAGCGAGGGCGCCCTCGACTATCTGTGCCGGCGGCTGACGGTGCCGCCGGCGGAGGCTTACGGGGTCGCCACCTTCTACGCCCTGTTCTCGGTGCGGCCGCGCCCCGCCACCGTGCTCCACGTGTGCACGGACCTGGCGTGCGCGGCGGCCGGCGCGAGCGAGCTGTGCGCCGGGATCGAGGGACGCCTCGGCCCGGGCAGCGGGGTGAGCGTGCAGCGCAGCCCCTGCCTGGGCCTGTGCGAACGGGCCCCCGCGGCCCTCGCGGTGAAGGCCGGCGACCCGGTGCGTACGGCGGTCTCGGCGCCGGCCACCGTGGAGCAGGCGGTGCTCGCCGCGAGCGCGCCCGACTCGGCGCCCGAGGAGCCGGCCGCGGTGATGGCGGTGCCGCAGGCCGGGGACCCCTCGCTGACGCTGCTGCGGCGCGTCGGCGTCGTCGACCCGGCCTCGCTGGACGACTACCGGGCCCACGGCGGGTACACCGCGCTGCGCCGGGCCTTCGAGCTCGGGCCCGCCGGGGTGATCCGGGAGGTCACCGACTCGGGCCTGGTCGGGCGGGGCGGCGCCGCCTTCCCCACCGGCCGCAAATGGCAGGCCACGGCGTCGCAGCCCGACCATCCGCACTACGTCGTCTGCAACGCCGACGAGTCGGAGCCCGGCACCTTCAAGGACCGGGTGCTCATGGAGGGCGACCCGTACGCGCTGGTCGAGGCCATGACGATCGCCGGGTACGCGACGGGCGCCCACCGGGGCTATCTGTATCTGCGCGGCGAGTACCCGCGCGCCCTGCGCCGTCTGGAGCACGCGATCGCGCAGGCCCGGGCGCGCGGCTTCCTCGGCGACGACGTCCTCGGCCAGGGGTACGCCTTCGACATCGAGATCCGGCGGGGCGCGGGCGCCTACATCTGCGGTGAGGAGACCGCGCTGTTCAACTCCATCGAGGGCTACCGGGGCGAGCCGCGCTCCAAGCCGCCGTTCCCGGTGGAGAAGGGGCTGTTCGGCAAGCCGACGGTGGAGAACAACGTCGAGACGCTGGTCAACGTCCTGCCGGTCCTCACCATGGGCGCACCGGCGTACGCGGCCGTCGGCACGGCGGGGTCGACCGGCCCCAAGCTGTACTGCGTGTCCGGCAGCGTGGACCGGCCCGGGGTCTACGAACTCCCCTTCGGCGCGACCCTCGGTGAGCTGCTGGAGCTGGCGGGTGTCCGGGACGGGCTGCGGGCGGTGCTGCTGGGCGGCGCGGCGGGCGGCTTCGTACGGGCCGACGAGATGGACATCCCGCTGACCTTCGAGGGCACCCGCGCGGCCGGCACCACGCTCGGCTCGGGGGTGGTCATGGCCTTCGACGGCACGGTGCCGCTGCCCCGGCTGCTGCTGCGCATCGCCGAGTTCTTCCGCGACGAGTCGTGCGGGCAGTGCGTGCCCTGCCGGGTCGGGACGGTCCGTCAGGAGGAGGCGCTGCACCGGATCGCCGAGCGCACGGGCGCGGCGGCCGCCGACGACATCGCCCTGCTCCGGGAGGTCGGCCGCGCCATGCGGGACGCCTCCATCTGCGGTCTGGGGCAGACCGCGTGGAACGCCGTGGAATCCGCGATCGACCGACTGGGGGCCTACGCATGA